A section of the Cryobacterium soli genome encodes:
- a CDS encoding ABC transporter permease: protein MSAPVLAESSVVAPRRSRSWTLGVGLVLVGVVVAIALLSLVWLPYAPADTTGSRLEGANPAHWLGTDKLGRDLATQLMIGARIALVVGLGAVAVGALLGVTIGLLAAFAADWLDDTISAALDVVIAFPVLLLAMLIVAAQGASLVSVIVAIGLAMSAVVARLTRVLTKRVLAEQYVTAARTSGTRWPGIVLRHILPNIWPTLSVNLALQFGVAVLAEASLSYLGLGAPPPNASWGRLLQEAQGTVVTAPLGAVAPGIALIMLVIGVNFIADGLRDVADPSRRDSR from the coding sequence ATGAGCGCCCCCGTGCTGGCCGAGTCCAGCGTCGTCGCCCCGCGCCGGAGTCGTTCCTGGACCCTCGGGGTGGGGCTGGTGCTCGTGGGCGTGGTCGTGGCGATCGCCCTGCTCTCCCTGGTCTGGCTGCCGTACGCCCCGGCGGACACGACCGGGAGCCGGCTGGAGGGCGCCAACCCTGCGCACTGGCTCGGCACCGACAAGCTCGGCCGGGATCTCGCGACCCAGCTCATGATCGGCGCCCGCATCGCCCTGGTGGTGGGCCTGGGCGCCGTCGCCGTCGGCGCCCTGCTGGGTGTCACGATCGGCCTGCTCGCCGCGTTCGCGGCGGACTGGCTCGACGACACCATCTCGGCCGCTCTCGACGTGGTGATCGCCTTCCCGGTGCTGCTGCTGGCGATGCTCATCGTGGCCGCGCAGGGCGCCTCGCTCGTCTCCGTGATCGTCGCGATCGGCCTGGCGATGTCGGCCGTGGTGGCCCGGCTCACCCGGGTGCTCACCAAGCGGGTGCTCGCCGAGCAGTACGTCACGGCGGCCCGCACCTCGGGCACCCGCTGGCCCGGCATCGTGCTCCGGCACATCCTGCCCAACATCTGGCCGACCCTGAGCGTGAACCTCGCCCTGCAGTTCGGGGTGGCGGTGCTCGCCGAGGCCAGTCTGTCGTACCTGGGGCTCGGCGCCCCGCCGCCCAACGCCTCCTGGGGCCGGCTGCTGCAGGAGGCCCAGGGAACCGTCGTGACCGCCCCGCTCGGCGCCGTGGCTCCGGGCATCGCCCTGATCATGCTCGTGATCGGCGTCAACTTCATCGCCGACGGCCTGCGCGACGTCGCCGACCCCTCCCGACGGGACAGCCGATGA
- a CDS encoding ABC transporter permease — protein sequence MISYLLRRSAFLLVSFVIAMVAIFVLLRLLPGDPSNALLSVTATPDQIAAAQAQVGADRPVLEQFATWFGQLARFDLGESFISSLPVGPEISARLAVTVPLTLLAFALALVISLVAGFVAATRADRWYGILISGISQLGVAVPVFWVGILLVSVFSVGLRWLPSGGFPRDDWADPADALRSLALPVITVAVVMSASLTRYVRSATLDVLGSDYLRSARAQGSGRGEALWRHGLRNGAVPVIAILGIELATTFLGAVVVESVFSLPGLGSMLLKAIQQHDYPNIQGVLFVSTLVVLVIGFLGDVAQRLVDPRLRVSISGNR from the coding sequence ATGATTTCCTACCTATTGCGCCGGAGCGCCTTCCTCCTGGTGTCTTTCGTCATCGCCATGGTGGCCATCTTCGTGCTGCTGAGGCTGCTGCCGGGGGATCCCTCGAATGCTCTGCTCTCGGTCACCGCCACGCCGGATCAGATCGCGGCCGCGCAGGCCCAGGTGGGCGCCGACCGCCCGGTGCTCGAACAGTTCGCGACCTGGTTCGGCCAGCTCGCCCGCTTCGACCTCGGTGAGTCGTTCATCAGCTCGCTGCCCGTGGGCCCGGAGATCTCGGCGCGCCTCGCGGTCACGGTGCCGCTCACCCTGCTGGCCTTCGCGCTGGCCCTGGTGATCTCGCTGGTGGCCGGCTTCGTCGCCGCCACCAGGGCCGACCGTTGGTACGGCATCCTCATCTCCGGTATCTCGCAGCTCGGCGTGGCCGTGCCCGTGTTCTGGGTGGGCATCTTGCTGGTGAGCGTGTTCTCGGTGGGCCTGCGCTGGCTACCCTCCGGCGGGTTCCCCCGGGACGACTGGGCCGATCCGGCCGATGCGCTGCGGTCGCTGGCCCTGCCCGTGATCACGGTGGCCGTGGTGATGAGCGCCTCGCTCACCCGGTACGTGCGGTCGGCGACGCTCGACGTGCTCGGCAGCGACTACCTGCGCTCGGCCCGCGCCCAGGGCTCCGGCCGCGGTGAGGCGCTCTGGCGGCACGGGCTGCGCAACGGCGCCGTGCCGGTGATTGCGATCCTCGGCATCGAGCTGGCCACGACGTTCCTCGGCGCCGTGGTGGTGGAGAGCGTCTTCAGCCTGCCGGGCCTGGGCAGCATGCTGCTCAAGGCGATCCAGCAGCACGACTACCCGAACATCCAGGGCGTGCTCTTCGTGAGCACCCTCGTGGTGCTCGTCATCGGCTTCCTCGGTGACGTGGCGCAGCGACTGGTCGACCCGCGCCTGCGCGTGAGCATTTCGGGTAACCGATGA
- a CDS encoding ABC transporter substrate-binding protein, with amino-acid sequence MKKNIAFVALGLATTLLLAGCASGADSSTASAGDATIEIGSLYEPQNLSNFGGGGQGVTEAFNGNVYEGLYKLTDDGSVAPLLAASNTVSDDGLTYTFTLQDGVTFHSGKALTSADVKASIDAVLADDSQSARKSSFGAITSIETPDDATVVVTLAERSISFIYNLSYVWIINADATDLESTEDGTGPYTLGDWKRGSSLSLTRFDGYWGDAAANSEVVFNYFTDATALSNALLTGEVDIVTSVQSPDALSQFTDNADYVVSDGDSTTKEILVFNDRVAPFDNVDVRKALYSAIDTKKLLNSIWGDYGTLIGSMVPPTDPWYEDLTQVNPYDPDLAKQLLASGGQPDGFEFTLDTPSYDPHPVVAEFVKSELAKVGVTVNINTISADEWYTKVYKAQDFTATLQEHVNDRDVVWYGNPDFYWGYNNPQVTQWVAEAEASTTTDEQTAKLKLVNEQIAQDAASVWLYLYPQIVVAASDVSGYPVNGLNSQFFVYDIALN; translated from the coding sequence ATGAAAAAGAACATCGCGTTCGTCGCGCTCGGCCTCGCAACCACCCTGTTGCTGGCCGGCTGCGCCAGCGGCGCCGACTCGTCGACCGCATCCGCCGGCGACGCGACGATCGAAATCGGATCGCTCTACGAGCCGCAGAACCTGAGCAACTTCGGCGGCGGCGGCCAGGGCGTCACCGAGGCGTTCAACGGCAACGTCTATGAGGGCCTCTACAAGCTCACCGACGACGGCAGCGTCGCGCCCCTGCTCGCCGCGAGCAACACCGTGAGCGACGACGGCCTCACCTACACCTTCACGCTGCAGGACGGCGTGACCTTCCACTCGGGCAAGGCGCTCACCTCCGCCGACGTGAAGGCCAGCATCGACGCCGTGCTCGCCGACGACTCGCAGTCCGCGCGCAAGAGCAGCTTCGGCGCGATCACGAGCATCGAGACGCCGGATGATGCAACGGTGGTCGTGACGCTCGCCGAGCGCTCGATCTCCTTCATCTACAACCTCAGCTACGTCTGGATCATCAACGCCGACGCCACCGACCTCGAGAGCACCGAGGACGGCACCGGCCCGTACACGCTGGGGGACTGGAAGCGCGGCAGCTCGCTGAGCCTGACCCGTTTCGACGGCTACTGGGGAGATGCGGCCGCGAACAGCGAGGTGGTGTTCAACTACTTCACCGACGCCACCGCGCTGAGCAACGCGCTGCTCACCGGCGAGGTCGACATCGTCACGAGCGTGCAGAGCCCGGACGCGCTCAGCCAGTTCACCGACAATGCCGATTACGTCGTCAGCGACGGCGACTCCACCACCAAGGAGATCCTGGTCTTCAACGACCGCGTCGCCCCGTTCGACAACGTGGACGTGCGGAAGGCGCTCTACTCGGCCATCGACACCAAGAAGCTGTTGAACTCGATCTGGGGTGACTACGGCACCCTGATCGGTTCGATGGTGCCCCCGACCGACCCCTGGTACGAGGACCTCACGCAGGTGAACCCCTACGACCCCGACCTGGCCAAGCAGCTGCTGGCCTCTGGCGGACAGCCGGACGGCTTCGAGTTCACCCTGGACACCCCCAGCTACGACCCGCACCCCGTGGTCGCCGAGTTCGTCAAGAGCGAGCTGGCCAAGGTCGGCGTGACCGTGAACATCAACACCATCAGCGCCGACGAGTGGTACACCAAGGTCTACAAGGCCCAGGACTTCACCGCGACGCTGCAGGAACACGTCAACGACCGCGACGTGGTCTGGTACGGCAACCCCGACTTCTACTGGGGCTACAACAACCCGCAGGTGACCCAGTGGGTCGCCGAGGCCGAGGCGTCCACCACCACGGATGAGCAGACCGCCAAGCTCAAGCTCGTCAATGAGCAGATCGCGCAGGATGCCGCGAGCGTCTGGCTGTACCTCTACCCGCAGATCGTCGTGGCGGCGAGCGATGTGAGCGGATACCCGGTCAACGGGCTCAACTCGCAGTTCTTCGTCTACGACATCGCCCTGAACTAA
- a CDS encoding DUF1684 domain-containing protein, which yields MTVPSSAAPNSEALLAALLRWHAARRRAVTAATGNLALIETRWLPAGADPAEAFALATAEAPATVTVTALTRRNLDTGEPEHGLRLWDSASPAVQAFDAITAFDYNPDWVIEAQFTPVAAERTIPFEHIRDNGGSRQLPVPGDITFSRDGVDYSLSAFDDDGTLLLVFGDATNRQTGDTATYSSGRFLFVRRPETADGLGFGDAGPVTLDFNRAFVPPCGFSVQYNCPLPPAQNRFTGPIEAGEREVVFGGDFDIYAL from the coding sequence ATGACCGTGCCCTCCTCAGCCGCCCCGAACAGCGAAGCCCTCCTCGCCGCCCTGCTGCGCTGGCATGCGGCCAGGCGCCGCGCCGTGACCGCCGCGACGGGCAATCTCGCGCTCATCGAAACCCGCTGGCTGCCCGCCGGAGCCGACCCCGCCGAGGCTTTCGCCCTGGCCACAGCCGAGGCGCCCGCCACCGTGACCGTGACCGCCCTCACCCGCCGGAACCTCGACACCGGTGAACCGGAGCACGGGCTTCGGCTCTGGGACTCAGCCTCGCCCGCGGTGCAGGCCTTCGATGCCATCACGGCCTTCGACTACAACCCCGACTGGGTGATCGAGGCGCAGTTCACGCCCGTCGCGGCGGAACGCACGATCCCGTTCGAGCACATCCGTGACAACGGCGGCAGCCGCCAGCTGCCGGTGCCCGGCGACATCACCTTCAGCCGCGACGGCGTCGACTACTCGCTGAGCGCTTTCGACGACGACGGCACCCTGCTGCTGGTCTTCGGCGACGCGACGAACCGGCAGACCGGCGACACCGCCACGTACTCGTCGGGTCGCTTCCTCTTCGTGCGCCGGCCCGAGACGGCCGACGGTCTGGGCTTCGGTGACGCCGGACCGGTCACGCTGGACTTCAACCGGGCCTTCGTGCCGCCCTGCGGCTTCTCGGTGCAGTACAACTGTCCGCTGCCGCCGGCGCAGAACCGCTTCACCGGGCCCATCGAGGCAGGCGAGCGCGAGGTCGTCTTCGGCGGCGACTTCGACATCTACGCCCTCTAA